Proteins encoded in a region of the Methylosinus trichosporium OB3b genome:
- a CDS encoding protein-L-isoaspartate(D-aspartate) O-methyltransferase, translating into MEEGADGRTIEERAALLLQLRRVGVRDLSVMRAFETTPRALFAPYRFRDLAGRNIALPIACGQTMPAPADLARRLEALALEPHHRVLEIGTGSGFSAAVLARLAREVVTVERYATLASDARLRLAELDLANVEAIFGDGLAPGAVSGGFDRIVLHMSFRAAPPQFLLDALTPGGVALFGRLEPAPMGEARPQERLRRLRRDGGSLWSEADLGPCRLGAALEGAARMM; encoded by the coding sequence GTGGAAGAGGGCGCGGACGGACGGACGATCGAGGAGCGCGCCGCTCTGCTGCTGCAGCTGCGGCGCGTCGGCGTGCGCGATCTTTCGGTCATGCGCGCCTTCGAGACGACGCCGCGCGCGCTCTTCGCTCCCTATCGCTTTCGCGATCTCGCAGGCCGCAACATCGCTCTGCCGATCGCTTGCGGCCAGACGATGCCCGCGCCCGCCGATCTCGCGCGACGGCTCGAGGCGCTGGCGCTTGAGCCGCATCATCGCGTGCTGGAAATTGGCACGGGCTCGGGCTTCAGCGCCGCCGTTCTGGCGCGGCTCGCGCGCGAGGTCGTCACCGTCGAGCGCTATGCGACGCTGGCGAGCGACGCGCGGCTGCGGCTCGCCGAGCTCGACCTCGCCAATGTCGAGGCGATCTTCGGCGACGGGCTGGCGCCCGGCGCGGTCTCCGGCGGCTTCGACCGCATCGTGCTGCATATGTCCTTCCGCGCCGCGCCGCCGCAGTTCCTGCTCGATGCGCTCACGCCGGGCGGCGTCGCGCTGTTCGGCCGGCTCGAGCCGGCGCCGATGGGCGAGGCGCGCCCGCAGGAGCGGCTGCGACGTTTGCGCCGCGACGGCGGCTCGCTGTGGAGTGAGGCCGATCTCGGCCCCTGCCGCCTCGGCGCAGCGCTCGAGGGCGCCGCGCGGATGATGTGA
- the surE gene encoding 5'/3'-nucleotidase SurE, producing MRILITNDDGIHAAGLALAERVARALTDDVFVVAPESEQSGVAHSLSINDPLRLREISSRHFAVKGTPTDCVIMAVRKLLADKPPDLILSGVNSGQNLAEDVSYSGTIAGAIEGTLLGIPSIALSQVYDFFAGRQTIHWACAEAHAAAVIRKLVEAGIPQGVLMNVNFPNCRPEEVRGISITVQGRRSNDLMRIEDRKDGRGIPYYWISFQRGNFTPGPGTDLEAVEGNRISVTPLRLDFTDHPTLTRLSAAFE from the coding sequence ATGCGCATCCTCATCACCAATGACGACGGCATTCATGCGGCGGGTCTCGCGCTCGCCGAGCGGGTGGCGCGCGCGCTCACCGACGACGTCTTCGTCGTCGCGCCGGAGAGCGAGCAATCGGGCGTCGCGCATTCGCTGTCGATCAATGATCCGCTGCGCCTGCGCGAAATCTCCTCGCGCCATTTCGCGGTGAAAGGCACGCCGACCGACTGCGTCATCATGGCGGTGCGCAAGCTGCTCGCCGACAAGCCGCCGGATCTCATCCTCTCCGGCGTCAACTCCGGGCAGAATCTCGCCGAGGATGTGAGCTATTCCGGCACCATCGCCGGCGCCATAGAGGGGACGCTGCTCGGCATTCCCTCGATCGCGCTGTCGCAGGTCTATGATTTCTTCGCCGGCCGCCAGACCATTCATTGGGCCTGCGCCGAGGCGCATGCCGCGGCGGTGATTCGCAAGCTCGTCGAGGCCGGCATTCCGCAGGGCGTGCTGATGAACGTCAATTTCCCCAATTGCCGGCCGGAGGAGGTGAGGGGGATCTCGATCACCGTGCAGGGCCGGCGCAGCAATGATCTGATGCGCATCGAGGACCGGAAGGACGGTCGCGGCATTCCCTATTATTGGATATCCTTCCAGCGCGGCAATTTCACGCCCGGACCCGGCACTGACCTCGAGGCTGTCGAGGGGAACAGGATTTCCGTGACGCCCCTGCGTCTCGATTTCACCGATCATCCCACTTTGACGCGGCTTTCCGCCGCCTTCGAGTAG
- the serS gene encoding serine--tRNA ligase, with amino-acid sequence MYDIKWIRDNAAAFDEGRRRRNLAPLSDSLLALDDSRRAAIGVLQAAQERRNAASKEIGLAMREKDAARAEALKAEVAKLKEDFPQLEQREREASAALDKALSEIPNTPLEQVPEGKDENENVEVLRWGEPRNFDFPPKEHFDIGEGLRLMDFESATKLSGARFVVNKGPMARLERALAQFMLDLHTDQHGYAEVAPPLLVRDDAMFGTAQLPKFRDDQFSVSAGRPSGDDPASETSDYWLIPTAEVPLTNLVRESILDESQLPLRFTAGTYCFRAEAGAAGRDTRGMIRQHQFYKVELVSITTPEKSLEEHERMTGCAEKVLQLLELPYRKVTLCTGDMGFASQKTYDLEVWLPGQGKYREISSCSVCGDFQARRMNARYRPADSKATRFVHTLNGSGVAVGRALVAVLENYQEADGSVTVPKVLRPYMGGLEKIAKAG; translated from the coding sequence ATGTATGACATCAAATGGATTCGCGACAACGCCGCCGCCTTCGACGAAGGCCGCCGCCGTCGCAACCTCGCGCCGCTTTCAGACAGCCTTCTCGCGCTCGACGATTCGCGCCGGGCGGCGATCGGAGTCTTGCAGGCCGCGCAGGAGCGGCGCAATGCGGCCTCCAAGGAGATCGGCCTCGCCATGCGCGAGAAGGACGCCGCCCGCGCCGAGGCGCTGAAGGCGGAGGTCGCCAAGCTCAAGGAGGATTTTCCGCAGCTCGAGCAGAGGGAGCGCGAGGCCAGCGCCGCGCTCGACAAGGCGCTGTCGGAAATCCCCAACACGCCGCTCGAGCAAGTGCCCGAAGGCAAGGACGAGAACGAGAATGTCGAGGTCCTGCGCTGGGGCGAGCCGCGCAATTTCGACTTTCCGCCGAAGGAGCATTTCGACATCGGCGAAGGGTTGAGGCTGATGGACTTCGAGAGCGCCACGAAACTTTCGGGCGCGCGCTTCGTCGTCAACAAGGGCCCGATGGCGCGCCTCGAGCGCGCGCTCGCGCAATTCATGCTCGATCTGCATACGGATCAGCACGGTTATGCCGAAGTGGCGCCGCCGCTGCTGGTGCGCGACGATGCGATGTTCGGCACGGCGCAATTGCCGAAGTTCCGCGACGATCAGTTTTCGGTGTCGGCGGGTCGACCGAGCGGCGATGATCCGGCATCCGAGACCTCCGACTATTGGCTCATCCCCACCGCCGAAGTCCCGCTGACGAATCTCGTCCGCGAATCGATCCTCGACGAATCGCAGCTGCCATTGCGCTTCACGGCCGGCACCTATTGCTTCCGCGCGGAGGCCGGCGCCGCGGGGCGCGACACGCGCGGCATGATCCGGCAGCATCAGTTCTACAAGGTCGAGCTCGTCTCCATCACCACGCCGGAAAAATCGCTCGAGGAGCACGAGCGCATGACCGGCTGCGCCGAAAAAGTGCTGCAGCTCTTGGAGCTGCCGTACCGAAAGGTCACGCTCTGCACCGGCGACATGGGCTTCGCCTCGCAGAAGACCTACGATCTCGAGGTGTGGCTGCCGGGGCAGGGGAAGTATCGTGAAATTTCCTCCTGCTCGGTGTGTGGCGACTTCCAGGCGCGGCGCATGAATGCGCGCTATCGGCCGGCGGACAGCAAGGCGACGCGCTTCGTGCACACGCTCAACGGCTCGGGGGTCGCGGTCGGCCGCGCGCTCGTCGCCGTGCTGGAAAATTATCAGGAGGCCGACGGCTCCGTCACCGTGCCGAAGGTTCTGCGCCCCTATATGGGTGGGCTGGAGAAAATCGCGAAGGCGGGGTAG
- the tatC gene encoding twin-arginine translocase subunit TatC — translation MTDADIEASKAPLIEHLMELRERLIRALMGFLVAFIISFFFAKDIYNLLVVPYTLAAGPEAKLIYTAPQEYFFTQIKVAMFTAAFISCPIVFGQLYAFVAPGLYKHERNAFRPYLIATPIFFALGALVVYFVVMPNLLHFFISMQQANEPGKAQIELLPRVSEYLSLIMTLVLAFGIVFQLPVALTLLGQIGIVSSQFLAEKRRYAIVLVFIVAAVLTPPDVFSQLALALPGLLLYEASIISVRWIEKKRAAAAETEATG, via the coding sequence ATGACCGACGCCGACATAGAGGCGAGCAAGGCGCCGCTCATCGAGCATTTGATGGAATTGCGCGAGCGCCTCATCCGCGCGCTGATGGGCTTTCTCGTGGCTTTCATCATCTCCTTTTTCTTCGCCAAGGATATTTATAACCTGCTGGTGGTGCCCTACACGCTCGCAGCCGGGCCGGAGGCGAAGCTCATCTACACGGCGCCGCAGGAATATTTCTTCACGCAGATCAAAGTGGCGATGTTCACGGCGGCGTTCATCTCCTGTCCGATCGTTTTTGGCCAGCTCTACGCCTTCGTCGCGCCCGGGCTCTACAAGCACGAGCGCAACGCCTTCCGGCCCTATCTCATCGCCACGCCGATCTTCTTCGCGCTCGGCGCGCTCGTCGTCTATTTCGTGGTGATGCCCAATCTTCTGCATTTCTTCATCTCGATGCAGCAGGCCAACGAGCCCGGCAAGGCGCAGATCGAGCTGTTGCCCCGCGTTTCCGAATATCTCTCGCTGATCATGACTCTGGTGCTCGCCTTCGGAATCGTTTTTCAGCTGCCGGTGGCGCTGACGCTGCTCGGGCAGATCGGCATCGTCTCCTCGCAATTCCTCGCCGAGAAGCGACGCTATGCGATCGTGCTGGTGTTCATCGTGGCGGCTGTGCTGACCCCTCCGGACGTGTTCAGCCAGCTCGCGCTCGCTCTGCCGGGGCTGCTGCTCTATGAGGCGTCGATCATTTCGGTGCGCTGGATCGAGAAGAAGCGCGCCGCCGCCGCAGAGACCGAAGCGACGGGTTGA
- a CDS encoding Sec-independent protein translocase subunit TatA/TatB produces MFDLDAGKLIVIGIVALIAIPSKDLPRVLRQVGQATGRLRRMAADFQSQFMDAMREAELADLHKDLKGEVDSAFAAVKTDVAFDPLTQAREHIIGAIEAPVAAEQPGPRPESSPDLSSQQLSSQDPQTERRTAEDPHA; encoded by the coding sequence ATGTTCGACCTAGACGCCGGCAAGCTGATCGTCATCGGCATCGTCGCGCTCATCGCGATTCCGTCGAAGGATTTGCCACGCGTGCTGCGCCAAGTCGGGCAAGCGACTGGGCGCTTGCGGCGCATGGCCGCCGATTTTCAGAGCCAGTTCATGGACGCGATGCGCGAGGCCGAGCTCGCCGATCTCCATAAGGATTTGAAGGGGGAGGTCGATTCGGCCTTCGCCGCGGTCAAGACCGACGTCGCCTTCGATCCGTTGACGCAGGCGCGCGAGCATATCATCGGCGCGATCGAGGCGCCCGTAGCGGCGGAGCAGCCGGGGCCGCGGCCCGAGTCCTCACCAGACTTGTCCTCGCAACAACTGTCCTCGCAAGACCCGCAGACGGAGCGAAGGACCGCGGAGGACCCGCACGCATGA
- a CDS encoding twin-arginine translocase TatA/TatE family subunit: MGGLSIWHWIVVGAVAFVLFGGKFKISDVMGDVAKGIKAFKKGLAEDEGAKAAEEAQKALEHQPLSRDVHDVAAHDKPADARKA, encoded by the coding sequence ATGGGTGGTCTGTCGATCTGGCACTGGATCGTCGTCGGCGCCGTGGCTTTCGTCCTGTTCGGCGGCAAGTTCAAGATTTCCGACGTGATGGGCGACGTCGCCAAGGGCATCAAAGCATTCAAGAAGGGCCTCGCCGAGGACGAGGGCGCCAAAGCCGCCGAGGAGGCGCAGAAAGCGCTCGAGCATCAGCCGCTCTCGCGCGACGTTCACGACGTCGCCGCGCACGACAAGCCGGCCGACGCGCGCAAAGCCTGA
- a CDS encoding intradiol ring-cleavage dioxygenase, giving the protein MRVPLLPTRRRLIAGGLGGVAAAALPHPAAAAPDVPFTAAAVEGPFYLDLSLARAEIAEGRPGVPLEIALTIRDQTGAAFEGARVDVWHCDAQGRYSGFPGQGDGGEIDTRGETFLRGTQSAGADGVARFATVYPGWYPGRTAHIHFKVIDGPTTRLTSQLFLPDALSEYLYTNVPTYERGRLRDTLNATDGVALAAGETVHGDIRETERAYVLSLTVKVDRGAVRSAELPGRAPLPGSVELPAGGPPPGPDGCFTGGPPPVWGESPTGGPPPGPGGRFAGGPRPGWGASPADGPIPGPHAHIAGGPPPGRGGFPAGGPPPGPGGRFAGGPPPMGWGGSPAGGPPPGPNGRFAGGPPPGWGGVPAGAGGPPPFGSIPGAPPPHGAERVRKIVPKAG; this is encoded by the coding sequence ATGCGGGTTCCTCTTCTCCCAACGCGACGCCGACTGATCGCCGGCGGGCTCGGCGGCGTGGCGGCGGCCGCGCTGCCTCATCCGGCCGCGGCCGCGCCGGACGTCCCCTTCACCGCCGCCGCGGTCGAAGGGCCATTCTATCTCGACCTCTCGCTCGCGCGCGCCGAAATCGCCGAGGGCCGGCCCGGCGTTCCGCTCGAGATCGCGCTCACCATTCGAGACCAGACCGGCGCCGCTTTCGAAGGCGCGCGCGTCGACGTCTGGCATTGCGATGCGCAGGGGCGTTACTCCGGCTTCCCCGGCCAGGGCGACGGCGGCGAGATCGACACGCGCGGCGAGACGTTTCTGCGCGGGACGCAATCGGCGGGGGCGGACGGAGTCGCGCGCTTTGCGACCGTCTATCCCGGCTGGTATCCCGGCCGCACCGCGCATATTCATTTCAAGGTGATCGACGGGCCGACGACGCGGCTCACCTCGCAGCTGTTCCTTCCCGACGCCTTGAGCGAATATCTCTACACTAATGTGCCGACCTATGAGCGCGGCCGCCTGCGCGACACGCTCAACGCCACCGACGGCGTCGCGCTCGCGGCGGGCGAGACCGTCCATGGCGACATACGCGAGACCGAGCGCGCTTATGTCCTCTCGCTCACGGTGAAGGTGGATCGCGGCGCTGTCCGCAGCGCCGAGCTTCCCGGCCGCGCCCCTCTTCCCGGATCGGTCGAGCTTCCCGCCGGCGGTCCGCCTCCGGGGCCGGACGGATGCTTCACCGGCGGTCCGCCCCCCGTATGGGGCGAGTCTCCCACCGGCGGGCCGCCTCCTGGACCGGGCGGACGCTTCGCTGGCGGCCCGCGTCCTGGATGGGGCGCGTCTCCCGCCGACGGTCCAATTCCGGGACCGCACGCGCACATCGCCGGTGGCCCGCCTCCGGGCCGGGGGGGATTTCCGGCCGGCGGTCCGCCTCCTGGGCCGGGCGGGCGATTCGCGGGTGGCCCGCCGCCTATGGGATGGGGCGGATCTCCCGCCGGCGGTCCGCCTCCGGGACCGAACGGACGCTTCGCCGGCGGCCCGCCTCCGGGCTGGGGTGGAGTTCCCGCCGGCGCCGGCGGTCCGCCGCCGTTCGGATCGATCCCCGGCGCGCCGCCTCCCCATGGAGCCGAGCGCGTGCGCAAGATCGTGCCGAAGGCGGGCTGA
- the proB gene encoding glutamate 5-kinase: protein MTRPTLDSFRRIVVKVGSSLLVDPRKAEAKRDWLAKLADDIAALHHRGADVLVVSSGAVALGRSVLGLPQGPLPLEDSQAAAAVGQIALARLWSETLGNLGVTAGQVLVTLGDTEQRRRYLYARECLNRLLALRAVPVINENDTVATAEIRYGDNDRLAARVATMASADLLVLLSDVDGLYTAPPASDPSAKLIEVIPRVTAEVEAMAGGAASLYSRGGMRTKIEAAKIATTGGAHMVIADGRVEAPLSRIAAGGPCSWFLTSSTPVTARKKWIAGSLEPKGIVHIDAGAERALYSGKSLLPAGVTAIEGGFSRGECVVIRNAAGGEIGRGLVTYDATDALRLIGRSSREIEGLLGFKGPDEVIHRDDMALNGE from the coding sequence GTGACGCGCCCCACCCTCGATTCCTTCCGCCGCATCGTCGTCAAGGTCGGCTCCTCGCTGCTGGTCGATCCGCGCAAGGCCGAGGCGAAGCGCGACTGGCTCGCAAAGCTCGCCGACGATATCGCCGCCCTGCATCATCGCGGCGCGGATGTGCTGGTGGTCTCCTCCGGCGCCGTCGCGCTCGGACGTAGCGTGCTCGGCCTGCCGCAGGGGCCGCTGCCGCTCGAGGACAGCCAGGCCGCCGCCGCCGTCGGCCAGATCGCCCTCGCCCGGCTGTGGTCGGAGACGCTCGGAAATCTCGGCGTCACGGCGGGACAGGTCCTCGTCACATTGGGCGACACGGAGCAGCGCCGCCGCTACCTCTATGCGCGCGAGTGCTTGAATAGGCTGCTGGCGCTGCGCGCCGTGCCGGTGATCAACGAGAACGACACGGTGGCGACGGCGGAGATTCGCTACGGCGACAATGACCGCCTCGCCGCTCGCGTCGCCACAATGGCGAGCGCCGATCTTCTGGTGCTGTTGTCCGATGTCGACGGGCTCTACACCGCCCCGCCCGCCAGCGACCCTTCCGCCAAGCTGATCGAGGTGATTCCGCGGGTGACGGCGGAGGTCGAAGCCATGGCGGGCGGCGCCGCCTCGCTGTATTCGCGCGGCGGCATGCGCACCAAGATCGAGGCGGCCAAGATCGCGACGACCGGCGGCGCCCATATGGTCATCGCCGACGGGCGCGTCGAGGCGCCGCTCTCACGCATCGCCGCGGGCGGGCCGTGCAGCTGGTTTCTCACCTCTTCGACCCCGGTGACCGCGCGCAAGAAATGGATCGCCGGCTCGCTCGAGCCCAAAGGGATCGTGCATATCGACGCCGGCGCCGAGCGCGCGCTCTATTCCGGCAAGAGCCTGCTGCCGGCGGGCGTCACCGCGATCGAAGGCGGTTTCTCGCGCGGCGAATGCGTGGTGATCCGCAACGCCGCCGGCGGCGAGATCGGCCGCGGGCTCGTCACTTACGACGCCACCGACGCGCTGCGCCTCATCGGCCGCTCCTCGCGCGAGATCGAAGGCCTGCTCGGCTTCAAAGGTCCCGACGAGGTCATTCATCGCGACGACATGGCTCTCAACGGCGAATGA
- a CDS encoding DUF2076 domain-containing protein, translated as MSPEERQLLAGLFDRTRSASAAPRDQEAESFIAEQLKSQPAAPYLLAQTVLVQEQALQAASQRLQEMESRVNQLESQPQPSGGFLGSLFGQRTAPPPPPRPAFGQGQGQPGYPQSGPWGAPPPAGGPSYGQPPAYPPQQQGFAAPQQASAGGGFLKGALGTAAGVAGGVLLADSLRGLFHGGAGGNLGIGQGLDQHAGLGGGDTIINNYYGDQGGQPYPDAGYDGPQSNGPDVQGADYDDGGFQDDGGDGGFDV; from the coding sequence ATGTCACCCGAAGAACGCCAACTGCTCGCCGGTCTGTTCGACCGCACGCGTAGCGCATCCGCCGCCCCGCGCGATCAGGAGGCGGAGAGCTTCATCGCCGAGCAGCTGAAGTCGCAGCCTGCGGCGCCTTATCTGCTCGCGCAGACGGTGCTCGTTCAGGAACAGGCGCTCCAGGCCGCCAGCCAGCGGCTGCAGGAGATGGAGAGCCGGGTCAATCAGCTGGAGAGCCAGCCGCAGCCGTCCGGCGGATTTCTCGGAAGCCTGTTCGGCCAGCGCACCGCGCCTCCGCCGCCGCCGCGTCCTGCTTTCGGCCAGGGGCAAGGCCAGCCCGGCTATCCGCAGAGCGGCCCCTGGGGCGCGCCGCCCCCCGCGGGCGGCCCGTCCTATGGCCAGCCTCCGGCCTATCCCCCGCAGCAGCAGGGCTTCGCTGCTCCGCAGCAGGCTTCGGCGGGCGGCGGCTTCCTGAAAGGCGCGCTGGGCACGGCGGCGGGCGTCGCCGGCGGCGTGCTGCTCGCCGATTCGCTCCGTGGCCTGTTCCACGGCGGCGCGGGTGGCAATCTCGGCATCGGCCAGGGGCTCGACCAGCACGCCGGGCTCGGCGGCGGCGACACCATCATCAATAACTACTACGGCGACCAGGGCGGGCAGCCCTATCCGGACGCCGGCTATGACGGCCCCCAGTCGAACGGCCCGGACGTCCAGGGCGCCGATTATGACGACGGCGGCTTCCAGGACGACGGCGGCGACGGCGGCTTCGACGTGTGA
- a CDS encoding tetratricopeptide repeat protein, with product MTLHVSSPFPPVAALEHWRVRYPKFDVALERGETPPAALRYLGLSLWQDGATAEAIEALESATALAPTDAALLADLGSLLSLAGRKADALNAFIASLERDPSRAQVWLNAAGLCNEIGDKAAAENAFVAALELEPTSAEACTGLGLIYIERGRFDDAVRLLGDAVARGVDSGAVHACLGQSLYLIGRFAEARTALGKAAQAFPGELTIIRKYAGAAFVATAIESTVEAAIEAYREAAGPHADDTFAACRFAFQALCGFGHRDAALRLGEAIHAMAPDDPIIPFHLDALRGRAHERASRDYVTACFDRYAEDFDRHLLEILRYRLPEKLGPLLRDAGRRFPRILDLGCGTGLAATTLAAVGDEVVGVDLSGRMLAKAKARNVYARLVEDDVIAFLDANDAPFDLIVALDMIIYLGDLSALFAGAARNLRSGDLFVFSFEEGAGRDYALSPCARFAHDPAYVERLWSREFDCVVAQQTMIRLEANRPVPGRLVLLRRR from the coding sequence ATGACGCTGCATGTCTCATCGCCATTTCCGCCGGTCGCCGCGCTCGAGCATTGGCGCGTGCGCTATCCGAAATTCGATGTCGCGCTCGAGCGTGGCGAGACGCCGCCCGCGGCGCTGCGCTATCTGGGGCTCTCGCTCTGGCAGGACGGCGCGACCGCGGAGGCGATCGAGGCGCTCGAATCGGCGACCGCCCTCGCGCCCACTGACGCGGCCCTGCTCGCCGATCTCGGCTCGCTGCTGTCCCTCGCCGGGCGCAAGGCCGACGCCTTGAACGCCTTCATCGCGTCGCTGGAGCGCGATCCGTCTCGCGCGCAGGTTTGGCTCAACGCCGCGGGACTTTGCAACGAGATCGGCGACAAGGCCGCCGCCGAGAATGCGTTCGTCGCAGCTCTCGAGCTCGAGCCTACCTCCGCCGAGGCCTGCACGGGCCTCGGACTGATCTATATCGAGCGCGGACGCTTCGACGACGCCGTGCGCCTGCTCGGCGACGCCGTGGCGCGTGGGGTCGACAGCGGCGCCGTGCACGCCTGCCTCGGGCAGTCGCTCTATCTCATCGGCCGTTTCGCCGAGGCGCGAACCGCGCTGGGAAAAGCCGCGCAGGCTTTTCCGGGCGAGCTCACGATCATCCGCAAATACGCCGGCGCGGCGTTTGTCGCCACGGCCATCGAATCGACCGTGGAAGCGGCCATCGAAGCCTATCGCGAAGCGGCGGGTCCGCACGCCGACGACACATTCGCCGCCTGCCGTTTCGCCTTCCAGGCGCTCTGCGGCTTCGGCCATCGCGACGCGGCGCTTCGGCTCGGCGAGGCCATTCACGCAATGGCTCCCGACGATCCGATCATTCCCTTCCATCTGGACGCGCTGCGCGGACGCGCGCACGAGCGCGCCTCGCGAGATTATGTCACCGCCTGCTTCGACCGCTATGCGGAGGATTTCGACCGCCACCTGCTCGAGATTCTCCGATATCGCCTGCCCGAGAAGCTCGGACCTCTGCTACGCGACGCCGGCCGGCGCTTTCCGCGCATTCTCGATCTCGGCTGCGGCACCGGCCTCGCCGCCACGACGCTGGCGGCCGTCGGCGACGAGGTCGTCGGCGTCGATCTCTCCGGCCGCATGCTCGCCAAGGCGAAGGCCCGCAATGTCTACGCAAGGCTCGTCGAGGACGACGTCATCGCTTTTCTCGATGCGAATGACGCGCCCTTCGATCTGATCGTGGCGCTCGACATGATCATTTATCTCGGCGACCTCTCGGCTCTGTTCGCCGGGGCCGCGCGCAATCTTCGCTCCGGCGATCTGTTCGTGTTCAGCTTCGAGGAGGGGGCGGGGCGCGACTATGCGCTGTCGCCCTGTGCGCGTTTCGCCCATGATCCGGCCTATGTCGAACGGTTGTGGAGCCGCGAGTTCGACTGCGTCGTCGCCCAGCAGACGATGATCCGGCTCGAGGCGAACCGACCCGTTCCCGGCCGGCTCGTGCTGCTGCGGAGACGGTGA
- the ubiG gene encoding bifunctional 2-polyprenyl-6-hydroxyphenol methylase/3-demethylubiquinol 3-O-methyltransferase UbiG encodes MPQDQSRPHSSSVDPADVARFDRLGELWWDAAGKMGILHEINPIRVDYICDHACRRLRIDGERRDRHGAQPLDALRIVDIGCGGGILTEALAELGAQMTGIDPAPNNIAVASRHAERSGLSIDYRNTTAEALAAEGARFDIVVAMEVLEHVEGQKDFVATLARMVEPGGLLFLATIDRTLKSYALAIVGAEYVLGWVPRGTHDHDKFVRPDELSAWLRRAGLREIDRSGMSFQPLTRRWRRSHDTDVNYMMAAAKDA; translated from the coding sequence GTGCCGCAAGACCAGTCCCGTCCCCATTCGTCCAGCGTCGATCCCGCCGACGTCGCCCGCTTCGACCGGCTCGGCGAGCTGTGGTGGGACGCCGCGGGCAAAATGGGAATTTTGCACGAGATCAATCCGATCCGCGTCGATTACATCTGCGATCACGCCTGCCGGCGCTTGCGCATCGACGGCGAGCGCCGCGATCGGCACGGCGCGCAGCCGCTCGACGCTCTGCGCATCGTCGACATCGGCTGCGGCGGCGGCATTCTGACCGAAGCTCTGGCCGAGCTCGGCGCCCAGATGACCGGGATCGATCCCGCGCCCAACAACATCGCGGTGGCGAGCCGCCACGCCGAGCGCTCGGGGCTTTCGATCGACTATCGCAACACCACAGCCGAGGCGCTGGCCGCCGAAGGCGCGCGATTCGACATCGTCGTCGCCATGGAGGTGTTGGAGCATGTGGAGGGCCAGAAGGATTTCGTCGCCACGCTCGCCCGCATGGTCGAGCCCGGCGGGCTGCTGTTCCTCGCCACCATCGATCGCACATTGAAGAGCTATGCGCTGGCGATCGTCGGCGCTGAATATGTGCTCGGCTGGGTGCCGCGCGGCACGCATGATCACGATAAATTCGTGCGGCCCGACGAACTGTCCGCCTGGCTGCGCCGCGCCGGCCTGCGCGAGATCGACCGCTCCGGCATGAGCTTCCAGCCGCTGACGCGCCGCTGGCGGCGCAGCCATGACACCGATGTGAACTACATGATGGCGGCCGCCAAGGACGCATGA